A genomic window from Bubalus bubalis isolate 160015118507 breed Murrah chromosome X, NDDB_SH_1, whole genome shotgun sequence includes:
- the LOC102401192 gene encoding E3 ubiquitin-protein ligase RLIM-like — translation MESSDSDDEEDRVSVRHRGQIDRLAREDDYYRFVSDLSEEDYILMRDNNLLGPLGESTEEELRRRLQLMKENLPQNSDENTDRGDASDDLSSDDSPLDWLTTFRQTENVTSEQKENQSWREESQINANSDELRFSLEINLDLDDENSNPENECVASAKLPRREDKEDSQRQVENPQSESLFTRPSTSEQDAMETLMEVPPTRTKRRAKSMSPVSRRTRARTDSWSPPHSLWGIFQRISEDTPSQTFKQPLISENDNFSRTGHEETLRQQMPGHELQNRGLIETSETSNAVHGECYSDTTCSSESWEVRETNPTTPFNLEVGPVHCRACSQRDSRISRTQLTSDSPNNTTTSESEQEELKPMFSHSDEADESAYVNTIRNPIHRILNTGLSDTTSVPTQSTLWQTMTGFSNSSNLMDSGSNLEHSVSPPSENMERTESPNERHGPSGSGSRPSSASNARYDPDSSFTLISGSIPNYISSYHTSPMSSSSLSDEDSEISSLMFEDSEERSLSAGLSETRQEGRRMSPIIFDDSDSWPSLNLDQFFLLNEDDPYEPTGLTKAQIDNLALRYFGENEAFKACSICITEYTAGNTLRILPCSHEYHDHCIDYWLSAHTTCPICRGPVVDPSEAENSM, via the exons ATGGAAAGCTCAGATTCCGACGATGAAGAAGACAGAGTTTCAGTTCGACACAGAGGTCAGATAGACCGATTGGCTCGAGAAGATGATTACTACCGATTCGTAAGTGATCTGAGTGAAGAAGATTACATACTTATGAGGGACAACAATTTGCTCGGCCCCCTAGGTGAAAGTACCGAAGAAGAGTTGAGGAGGAGGCTtcaattaatgaaagaaaacctaCCACAAAACTCAGATGAAAATACAG ataGAGGAGATGCTTCAGATGATCTGTCTAGTGATGACTCTCCACTAGACTGGCTTACCACTTTCAGACAAACTGAAAATGTGACaagtgaacaaaaagaaaatcagtcttggaGAGAAGAGAGCCAAATTAATGCTAACAGTGATGAGCTCAGATTCAGCTTAGAAATAAATCTTGACCTTGATGACGAAAACTCAAATCCAGAGAATGAATGTGTAGCATCTGCAAAACTTCCCAGAAGAGAAGATAAGGAAGACAGCCAAAGGCAAGTGGAAAATCCACAATCTGAGTCACTATTTACAAGACCATCTACATCAGAACAAGATGCAATGGAAACATTAATGGAAGTCCCACCGACAAGAACTAAGAGAAGGGCAAAAAGTATGAGCCCAGTCTCTCGGAGAACCAGAGCAAGGACTGACAGTTGGTCACCTCCACATTCACTGTGGggaatttttcaaagaattagtGAAGATACACCATCTCAGACTTTTAAACAACCTCTCATAAGTGAGAATGATAACTTCTCTAGAACTGGGCATGAAGAAACATTGAGACAGCAAATGCCTGGACATGAGTTGCAAAATAGGGGTCTTATTGAAACTTCTGAAACTAGTAATGCTGTTCATGGAGAATGTTATTCAGACACAACATGCAGTAGTGAATCTTGGGAAGTGAGGGAAACAAATCCAACCACACCCTTCAATCTTGAAGTAGGACCAGTTCATTGCCGAGCATGTTCTCAGAGAGACAGCAGAATTAGTAGAACTCAGTTAACATCTGACTCACCAAACAACACTACCACTTCAGAAAGTGAGCAAGAAGAACTGAAGCCAATGTTTTCACATTCTGACGAGGCCGATGAGAGTGCTTATGTCAATACCATCAGAAATCCCATTCATAGAATTTTAAATACTGGTTTAAGTGATACAACATCTGTTCCAACTCAGAGTACATTATGGCAGACAATGACAGGATTTAGTAACTCAAGTAATCTTATGGACAGTGGCAGTAATTTAGAGCATAGTGTCTCACCTCCAAGTGAAAACATGGAAAGAACAGAGTCACCAAATGAAAGACATGGACCTAGTGGTAGTGGTAGTAGACCTAGTTCTGCTTCAAATGCTAGATATGATCCTGATTCAAGTTTCACACTGatttcaggttcaatccccaatTATATATCTAGCTACCATACTAGtcctatgtccagttctagcttAAGTGATGAAGATTCAGAAATTAGCTCACTGATGTTTGAAGACAGTGAAGAAAGAAGCTTATCAGCAGGCTTATCAGAGACCAGGCAAGAAGGTAGACGAATGTCCCCAATAATATTTGATGATAGTGACTCTTGGCCCTCCCTTAATCTGGATCAGTTTTTCCTACTAAATGAAGATGACCCATACGAACCAACAGGACTTACCAAAGCACAGATTGACAACTTGGCTTTAAGATATTTTGGAGAGAATGAGGCATTTAAAGCCTGTAGCATTTGTATCACAGAGTACACCGCAGGCAACACACTACGCATCCTACCTTGCTCCCATGAATATCATGATCACTGCATTGATTACTGGCTGTCTGCGCACACAACCTGTCCTATTTGTCGTGGGCCAGTAGTGGATCCCTCTGAGGCAGAGAATTCTATGTGA